Proteins co-encoded in one Papaver somniferum cultivar HN1 chromosome 5, ASM357369v1, whole genome shotgun sequence genomic window:
- the LOC113283216 gene encoding DNA repair protein XRCC2 homolog isoform X1 produces the protein MATPAEWINGDESAKEMLYRVLTERPFLLIPPIHRVPLRVGNVVEIVGPSPSAKTQILMQAAITSILPKEWKGVHYGGLERKVLYFDLDCRFDVERLAQLLRHHILSANRPSNKISTEMNENPQEHDDTKDQTANYDEELFLACMKRFLYVRCYNSFEFLATLKTLRYRLQKESKGKSVAAHFLMIDSIGAFYWADRASTPLPVGGDNRKSLSLQSVVETVVKEIQKLLLVQPMLLLATKATILGGGDFKRSFGRAPQDASDFRTTRSSQNHSYREYMPSVWQDNGLGNCDLKSLLLTSDSCSCLLHIGYSYKFQMMILLTADIKMLQHMRVNGCFRHSVSLKSFA, from the exons ATGGCGACACCGGCAGAGTGGATTAATGGCGATGAGAGTGCCAAAGAAATGTTATATAGGGTTTTAACAGAACGTCCATTCTTACTAATTCCTCCTATACATCGTGTTCCGCTGCGAGTTGGTAATGTGGTTGAGATTGTTGGTCCGTCTCCTTCTGCCAAAACCCAAATCTTAATGCAG GCTGCAATTACTTCTATTCTTCCAAAGGAGTGGAAAGGTGTACATTATGGTGGCCTGGAGCGTAAAGTACTGTATTTCGACTTGGATTGTCGGTTTGATGTTGAACGTCTCGCGCAGTTACTAAGGCACCACATTTTGTCAGCTAATA GACCAAGTAACAAAATCAGTACGGAGATGAATGAGAATCCGCAAGAGCATGATGACACGAAGGACCAAACAGCTAATTACGATGAGGAGTTATTTCTAGCTTGCATGAAACGCTTCTTATACGTTCGTTGTTACAATAGTTTTGAGTTTTTGGCTACTCTTAAG ACATTGCGCTATCGACTTCAAAAGGAAAGTAAAGGAAAAAGTGTTGCTGCTCATTTTTTAATGATCGACAG CATTGGTGCTTTTTATTGGGCAGACCGAGCCTCCACTCCCTTGCCAGTGGGAggtgataacag AAAAAGCTTGTCTCTTCAAAGTGTGGTAGAAACTGTTGTTAAGGAAATCCAAAAGCTTCTACTGGTGCAACCTATGCTTCTTCTAGCCACCAAAGCAACCATATTAGGGGGTGGTGATTTCAAAAG GTCTTTTGGAAGGGCCCCACAGGATGCCTCTGATTTCAGGACTACAAGAAGTTCACAGAATCATTCTTATCGCGAATACATGCCCTCGGTTTGGCAG GATAATGGTTTAGGCAATTGTGATCTAAAATCTTTGCTCCTTACATCTGATTCTTGCAGCTGTTTATTACACATAGGATACTCTTACAAGTTTCAG ATGATGATCCTGCTGACAGCGGATATCAAGATGCTTCAACATATGCGTGTGAATGGCTGCTTCCGTCACTCGGTTTCTCTGAAAAGTTTTGCGTGA
- the LOC113283216 gene encoding DNA repair protein XRCC2 homolog isoform X3 produces the protein MATPAEWINGDESAKEMLYRVLTERPFLLIPPIHRVPLRVGNVVEIVGPSPSAKTQILMQAAITSILPKEWKGVHYGGLERKVLYFDLDCRFDVERLAQLLRHHILSANRPSNKISTEMNENPQEHDDTKDQTANYDEELFLACMKRFLYVRCYNSFEFLATLKTLRYRLQKESKGKSVAAHFLMIDSIGAFYWADRASTPLPVGGDNRKSLSLQSVVETVVKEIQKLLLVQPMLLLATKATILGGGDFKRSFGRAPQDASDFRTTRSSQNHSYREYMPSVWQLFITHRILLQVSDDDPADSGYQDASTYACEWLLPSLGFSEKFCVTDLGLFMVT, from the exons ATGGCGACACCGGCAGAGTGGATTAATGGCGATGAGAGTGCCAAAGAAATGTTATATAGGGTTTTAACAGAACGTCCATTCTTACTAATTCCTCCTATACATCGTGTTCCGCTGCGAGTTGGTAATGTGGTTGAGATTGTTGGTCCGTCTCCTTCTGCCAAAACCCAAATCTTAATGCAG GCTGCAATTACTTCTATTCTTCCAAAGGAGTGGAAAGGTGTACATTATGGTGGCCTGGAGCGTAAAGTACTGTATTTCGACTTGGATTGTCGGTTTGATGTTGAACGTCTCGCGCAGTTACTAAGGCACCACATTTTGTCAGCTAATA GACCAAGTAACAAAATCAGTACGGAGATGAATGAGAATCCGCAAGAGCATGATGACACGAAGGACCAAACAGCTAATTACGATGAGGAGTTATTTCTAGCTTGCATGAAACGCTTCTTATACGTTCGTTGTTACAATAGTTTTGAGTTTTTGGCTACTCTTAAG ACATTGCGCTATCGACTTCAAAAGGAAAGTAAAGGAAAAAGTGTTGCTGCTCATTTTTTAATGATCGACAG CATTGGTGCTTTTTATTGGGCAGACCGAGCCTCCACTCCCTTGCCAGTGGGAggtgataacag AAAAAGCTTGTCTCTTCAAAGTGTGGTAGAAACTGTTGTTAAGGAAATCCAAAAGCTTCTACTGGTGCAACCTATGCTTCTTCTAGCCACCAAAGCAACCATATTAGGGGGTGGTGATTTCAAAAG GTCTTTTGGAAGGGCCCCACAGGATGCCTCTGATTTCAGGACTACAAGAAGTTCACAGAATCATTCTTATCGCGAATACATGCCCTCGGTTTGGCAG CTGTTTATTACACATAGGATACTCTTACAAGTTTCAG ATGATGATCCTGCTGACAGCGGATATCAAGATGCTTCAACATATGCGTGTGAATGGCTGCTTCCGTCACTCGGTTTCTCTGAAAAGTTTTGCGTGACCGAT CTCGGTCTTTTCATGGTTACTTAA
- the LOC113283216 gene encoding DNA repair protein XRCC2 homolog isoform X2, translating to MATPAEWINGDESAKEMLYRVLTERPFLLIPPIHRVPLRVGNVVEIVGPSPSAKTQILMQAAITSILPKEWKGVHYGGLERKVLYFDLDCRFDVERLAQLLRHHILSANRPSNKISTEMNENPQEHDDTKDQTANYDEELFLACMKRFLYVRCYNSFEFLATLKTLRYRLQKESKGKSVAAHFLMIDSIGAFYWADRASTPLPVGGDNRKSLSLQSVVETVVKEIQKLLLVQPMLLLATKATILGGGDFKRSFGRAPQDASDFRTTRSSQNHSYREYMPSVWQLFITHRILLQVSDDDPADSGYQDASTYACEWLLPSLGFSEKFCVTDVRIRIPKSYSFL from the exons ATGGCGACACCGGCAGAGTGGATTAATGGCGATGAGAGTGCCAAAGAAATGTTATATAGGGTTTTAACAGAACGTCCATTCTTACTAATTCCTCCTATACATCGTGTTCCGCTGCGAGTTGGTAATGTGGTTGAGATTGTTGGTCCGTCTCCTTCTGCCAAAACCCAAATCTTAATGCAG GCTGCAATTACTTCTATTCTTCCAAAGGAGTGGAAAGGTGTACATTATGGTGGCCTGGAGCGTAAAGTACTGTATTTCGACTTGGATTGTCGGTTTGATGTTGAACGTCTCGCGCAGTTACTAAGGCACCACATTTTGTCAGCTAATA GACCAAGTAACAAAATCAGTACGGAGATGAATGAGAATCCGCAAGAGCATGATGACACGAAGGACCAAACAGCTAATTACGATGAGGAGTTATTTCTAGCTTGCATGAAACGCTTCTTATACGTTCGTTGTTACAATAGTTTTGAGTTTTTGGCTACTCTTAAG ACATTGCGCTATCGACTTCAAAAGGAAAGTAAAGGAAAAAGTGTTGCTGCTCATTTTTTAATGATCGACAG CATTGGTGCTTTTTATTGGGCAGACCGAGCCTCCACTCCCTTGCCAGTGGGAggtgataacag AAAAAGCTTGTCTCTTCAAAGTGTGGTAGAAACTGTTGTTAAGGAAATCCAAAAGCTTCTACTGGTGCAACCTATGCTTCTTCTAGCCACCAAAGCAACCATATTAGGGGGTGGTGATTTCAAAAG GTCTTTTGGAAGGGCCCCACAGGATGCCTCTGATTTCAGGACTACAAGAAGTTCACAGAATCATTCTTATCGCGAATACATGCCCTCGGTTTGGCAG CTGTTTATTACACATAGGATACTCTTACAAGTTTCAG ATGATGATCCTGCTGACAGCGGATATCAAGATGCTTCAACATATGCGTGTGAATGGCTGCTTCCGTCACTCGGTTTCTCTGAAAAGTTTTGCGTGACCGATGTAAGAATACGAATTCCAAAAAGCTATTCATTTCTCTGA